From the Pseudomonas sp. VD-NE ins genome, the window TCGCCCATCCACAAGGCGCGGCGCGGATTCTGGTGATCGAGAGTGAGGGCAGTGTCTGACTGCTTATTGGTAAAACAGATAACAGTTAGAGATATTACCCGTTATATAGATATTCGATTCGGTTCTACCATGGACTCAACCTCACCAGAGGAGAGGAGTTCATGATGACTTGCCCCAACAGCGCCAAACCCGGCATCAAGCCGTTCAGCCAGCTTCAGCATCCGCGCGAAGTGATCCGCCAATTCACCCCGAACTGGTTCGCCGCGACCATGGGCACCGGGGTGCTGGCGTTGGCGCTCGCACAATTGCCGCTGGCCATTCCAGGCCTGCACGCCATCGCTGAAGGTTTGTGGTTGTTCAACATTCTGTTGTTCAGCCTGTTTACCGCTGCCTACGCTGCGCGCTGGATCTTGTTCTTCGATGAAGCGCGGCGGATTTTCGGCCACTCCACGGTATCGATGTTCTTCGGCACCATTCCCATGGGGCTGGCGACGATCATCAACGGCTTTCTGCTGTTTGGTCTGCCACGCTGGGGCGACGGCGTGATCCACCTCGCCGAAGTGCTGTGGTGGATCGACGTGGCCATGTCGCTGGCCTGTGGTGTGTTGATTCCGTACATGATGTTTACCCGTCAGGAACACAGCATCGACCAGATGACTGCGGTTTGGCTGTTACCGGTAGTCGCCGCCGAAGTGGCGGCGGCCAGTGGAGGTTTGCTCGCGCCGCATCTCAGCGATGCTCACTCGCAACTGGTGGTGCTGACGACGAGCTACGTGCTCTGGGCCTTTTCCCTGCCGGTGGCGTTCAGCATTCTGACGATCCTGCTGCTGCGCATGGCCCTGCATAAACTGCCCCACGAAAACATGGCCGCCTCGAGCTGGCTGGCCCTCGGCCCGATCGGCACCGGCGCGCTGGGCATGTTGCTGCTCGGCGGAGATGCGCCTGCGATCTTCGCGGCGAATGGTCTGCCGGGTATCGGTGAAATCGCCTCGGGTCTTGGGCTTATTGCGGGGATTACCCTGTGGGGTTTCGGGCTGTGGTGGATGTTGATGGCGCTGCTGATCACCGTGCGTTACTTGCGTGACGGCATCCCGTTCAACCTCGGCTGGTGGGGGTTCACCTTCCCGTTAGGCGTGTATTCGTTGGCAACCTTGAAACTGGCGAGCACCCTGAACCTGACGTTTTTCAGCGTCTTCGGTACCGCGCTGGTGCTGTTGCTGGCGGTGATGTGGCTGATTGTCGGTAAACGCACCGTGCAAGGCGCGTGGCGTGGCGAGCTGTTTGTCTCGCCATGCATTGCAGGTTTGAAGAAATAACCTGAAAGTTTTAGGTAAGGTGTGGCCTGGATCGCGGTTCGAGATTCCAATAAGCAGTACCCAGGCCTCGCTACCCTCAACATCAGGAAAACACGGAAGATGAGTCACCCCTCACAGTTCAACCTGCTGCGCACGCGGCGCTTCTTGCCGTTTTTCATCACGCAGTCGCTTGGTGCGTTCAACGACAACGTGTTCAAGCAGTCACTGATTCTCGCCATTCTCTATCGCTTGACCATCGAGGGTGACCGCTCGATTTGGGTCAATCTGTGCGCGCTGCTGTTTATTCTGCCGTTCTTTTTGTTCTCGGCATTGGCCGGGCAGTTCGGGGAGAAGTTCGCCAAAGACGCGCTGATCCGTCTGATCAAACTCGCGGAAATCGCGATCATGGCCGTAGGATCAATCGGTTTCCTCTTTGATCACTTGTCGCTGATGCTGGTGGCACTGTTCGCCATGGGCACGCACTCGGCGCTGTTTGGACCGGTGAAATATTCGATCCTGCCGCAGGCCTTGCGCGAGGATGAGCTGGTGGGTGGTAACGGCCTGGTGGAGATGGGTACGTTTCTGGCGATTCTCGCCGGGACGATTGGTGCCGGGGTCATTATGTCGTCGACCCATTACGCGCCGCTGGTCTCGACTGCCATTGTCGGCATTGCCGTGCTGGGCTATCTGGCCAGTCGCAGCATTCCGCGCGCAGCGGCTTCCTCTCCGGAGATGCGCCTGAACTGGAACATCTTCAGTCAATCCTGGGCCACCCTGAAGCTCGGTCTGGGCCAGACGCCAGCGGTGTCGCGTTCGATAGTCGGCAACTCGTGGTTCTGGTTTGTCGGGGCGATTTACCTGACGCAGATTCCGGCCTACGCCAAGGAATGGATGCACGGCGATGAGACCGTGGTCACGCTGATCCTCACGGTGTTCTCGGTGGGTATTGCGTTGGGTTCGATGCTTTGCGAAAAGCTGTCCGGGCGCAAGGTCGAGATCGGTCTGGTGCCGTTCGGCTCGTTTGGTTTGACGGTATTCGGTCTGTTGTTGTGGTGGCATTCCGGCGGAATTCCTGACAGCGTCA encodes:
- a CDS encoding TDT family transporter gives rise to the protein MTCPNSAKPGIKPFSQLQHPREVIRQFTPNWFAATMGTGVLALALAQLPLAIPGLHAIAEGLWLFNILLFSLFTAAYAARWILFFDEARRIFGHSTVSMFFGTIPMGLATIINGFLLFGLPRWGDGVIHLAEVLWWIDVAMSLACGVLIPYMMFTRQEHSIDQMTAVWLLPVVAAEVAAASGGLLAPHLSDAHSQLVVLTTSYVLWAFSLPVAFSILTILLLRMALHKLPHENMAASSWLALGPIGTGALGMLLLGGDAPAIFAANGLPGIGEIASGLGLIAGITLWGFGLWWMLMALLITVRYLRDGIPFNLGWWGFTFPLGVYSLATLKLASTLNLTFFSVFGTALVLLLAVMWLIVGKRTVQGAWRGELFVSPCIAGLKK
- a CDS encoding MFS transporter yields the protein MSHPSQFNLLRTRRFLPFFITQSLGAFNDNVFKQSLILAILYRLTIEGDRSIWVNLCALLFILPFFLFSALAGQFGEKFAKDALIRLIKLAEIAIMAVGSIGFLFDHLSLMLVALFAMGTHSALFGPVKYSILPQALREDELVGGNGLVEMGTFLAILAGTIGAGVIMSSTHYAPLVSTAIVGIAVLGYLASRSIPRAAASSPEMRLNWNIFSQSWATLKLGLGQTPAVSRSIVGNSWFWFVGAIYLTQIPAYAKEWMHGDETVVTLILTVFSVGIALGSMLCEKLSGRKVEIGLVPFGSFGLTVFGLLLWWHSGGIPDSVTGHSWIEVLGFVHTWAVLVDILGLGIFGGFYIVPLYALIQSRTAENERARVIAANNILNALFMVVSAIVSIVLLSVAKLSIPQLFLVVSLLNIGVNAYIFKIVPEFSMRFMIWLLSHSMYRVEHRNLEAIPDEGAALLVCNHVSFVDALLIGGAVRRPIRFVMYYKIYNLPVLNFIFRTAGTIPIAGRNEDIQIYEKAFTRIAQYLKDGELVCIFPEGKLTADGEMNEFRGGLTRILEETPVPVIPLALRGLWGSFFSRDPNKGLFHRLWSRVTLVAGSPVDVDAAEPAKLQALVGELRGTVR